From a single Bryobacter aggregatus MPL3 genomic region:
- a CDS encoding PEP-CTERM sorting domain-containing protein, producing the protein MKALIAILAIAAALPAATLNLQLPASAFTVGQTFTATVTVEDPFEDAPLDESLLAFGFDQTFSNLGLSLQSIIVAAPFFEYLNANLIAGTLLPGEVTNTGQNSVLLATLTFRAESAGATTIFLSMNESNLDHGFLYAGLDTPTAYSSTSQLVTVNDVSSIPEPGTYLLIGAGLIFFALRPAMLRVASA; encoded by the coding sequence ATGAAAGCACTCATTGCGATTCTCGCGATCGCAGCCGCCTTACCGGCTGCCACTCTCAACCTGCAGCTTCCGGCCTCTGCCTTTACGGTCGGCCAGACCTTCACCGCAACCGTCACCGTCGAAGATCCTTTTGAGGACGCCCCATTGGACGAATCGCTGCTCGCCTTCGGCTTCGACCAGACTTTTTCCAACCTGGGGCTCAGCCTGCAAAGCATCATAGTCGCAGCGCCCTTCTTTGAGTACCTCAATGCAAACCTCATCGCTGGCACACTGCTGCCCGGTGAAGTGACGAACACCGGACAGAACTCAGTTTTGCTGGCTACACTCACTTTCCGTGCGGAGAGTGCCGGAGCCACCACGATCTTCCTCTCCATGAACGAAAGCAATCTCGATCACGGCTTCCTCTATGCCGGTCTCGACACCCCAACCGCCTATTCGAGCACCAGCCAACTGGTCACCGTCAACGACGTCAGCAGCATTCCTGAGCCTGGCACTTACCTGCTCATCGGCGCGGGACTGATCTTCTTCGCGTTACGGCCAGCTATGCTTCGGGTAGCGTCGGCTTAG